In Daphnia pulex isolate KAP4 chromosome 7, ASM2113471v1, one genomic interval encodes:
- the LOC124196755 gene encoding uncharacterized protein LOC124196755, giving the protein MDRKMKRAKADEPGQSVRNKLEELESQHHQHHHHHHHHPAVSPSTPLLNRCCCFSLLTGAVLTGIYATAVYICAFAIELWLITEAKDQLPSPPYILCLVYFITWIMSVALLVGLALRRTQPILAWLLCVIVVFFPECGLVMFMSLYYWTLGASFGMVELVFWIVRASLNILGAIQVFSLYSQWKEEKNVSRRLRDLSMHTSPMSNGYYTNTVIKTPLPGSLRAGYHNAAYLSSNLNLRQMQSLGNRQQHVNAANMISLDRSRKQQPLKRSVSSLSQIYPMDETDHCDKRFSKGDIANGFTLFDQWQQHQQWIEQKKLGIVPEPGLAFGPMGIAGVGLHESELGLAEDGIPPKSMRFMDDGDYLNRAPLSRAVSNLLLNQHHTSHFSGPAFDRQSQFLVGCNSVSSGQRSVMRRSHSMNDLNLRASQISSDIKFGRMDQPRFDYIRSAGRHGRVIGPGESDEFHRSYKDVAL; this is encoded by the exons atggatagaaaaatgaaacgcgCCAAAGCGGATGAGCCTGGACAAAGTGTACGGAACAAGCTGGAAGAGCTGGAAAgccaacaccaccaacaccaccaccaccaccaccatcatccaGCGGTATCTCCGTCGACTCCGTTATTGAATCGATGCTGTTGCTTCAGCCTGTTGACTGGCGCCGTCTTGACGGGAATCTACGCTACG gcGGTTTACATTTGCGCATTCGCGATCGAACTTTGGTTAATCACCGAAGCCAAAG ATCAGTTGCCATCACCTCCTTATATTCTCTGTTTGGTTTACTTCATCACTTGGATTATGTCGGTAGCATTACTGGTCGGACTTGCTCTG AGAAGAACGCAACCAATTTTAGCTTGGTTACTATGCGTGATTGTAGTTTTCTTCCCAGAGTGCGGATTGGTCATGTTCATGAGCCTCTACTATtgg ACGTTAGGGGCTTCGTTCGGGATGGTAGAGCTCGTTTTTTGGATCGTCCGCGCATCGTTGAAT ATTCTGGGTGCGATCCAAGTCTTTTCTCTGTACTCGcagtggaaagaagagaagaacgTGAGCCGTAGATTACGTGATCTTAGCATG CATACGTCGCCAATGTCTAACGGTTATTACACCAACACCGTAATCAAGACGCCTTTGCCGGGAAGTTTGCGCGCCGGCTATCACAACGCCGCCTATCTCAGctccaatttgaatttgcgtCAGATGCAATCGCTCGGCAACCGCCAGCAACATGTTAACGCCGCCAACATGATTTCTTTGGACCGCTCCCGAAAACAGCAACCGCTAAAACG ATCCGTTTCTTCGTTGTCCCAAATCTACCCGATGGATGAGACCGATCATTGTGACAAGCGTTTTTCTAAAGGAGATATTGCCAATGGATTTACCCTTTTCGATCAGTGGCAGCAGCACCAACAGTGGATTGAACAGAAGAAACTGGGAATCGTTCCCGAACCTGGACTGGCATTTGGCCCGATGGGAATCGCCGGAGTTGGATTACACGAATCGGAATTGGGATTGGCCGAGGATGGAATTCCGCCGAAATCGATGCGCTTTATGGACGATGGAGATTATTTGAATCGGGCGCCACTTTCGCGGGCCGTCAGCAACTTGTTGTTGAACCAGCACCATACCTCGCATTTTTCAGGGCCGGCTTTCGATCGACAGAGTCAATTTCTGGTTGGTTGTAACTCGGTCAGCAGTGGCCAGAGGTCGGTAATGAGGCGATCTCATTCCATGAATGATTTAAATCTGAGGGCTTCGCAAATATCGTCAGACATCAAATTCGGCCGGATGGACCAGCCGCGGTTCGATTACATTCGGTCGGCCGGACGTCACGGGCGAGTGATTGGGCCGGGCGAATCTGACGAGTTTCACCGCAGCTACAAAGACGTCGCTTTGTAA
- the LOC124197390 gene encoding uncharacterized protein LOC124197390, with the protein MQSLSPIMNMPEVTLTFKCGVIGANGQVDPNSYKFLTWSYVAGNSTVSDTASFSHISLAQRVLGVYPHLADEATKIVYVDEDNDRIAIPCDNIKETLAALRVITKGHLDDHESPIRIFIQLVSTSASAHLETGNCLGSVHRDLHCSICKTELSGFVYKCLQCENDFTLCGHCETAGKHPEHVVIRFVGDQLNCLPEMKQLLCGQQQDHSAVETTKIKLKTCTLRVL; encoded by the exons ATGCAGAGTTTGAGTCCCATAATGAACATGCCCGAAGTGACTTTGACCTTCAAGTGCGGCGTCATCGGAGCCAATGGGCAGGTCGATCCCAACAGCTACAAATTCCTCACCTGGTCCTACGTCGCAGGCAACAGCACCGTCTCCGACACGGCCTCTTTCAGCCACATTTCACTCGCCCAACGGGTCCTCGGTGTCTATCCTCACCTGGCCGATGAAGCCACAAAGATCGTCTATGTCG atGAGGACAACGACAGGATCGCCATCCCGTGTGATAACATTAAGGAGACCTTGGCTGCTTTGAGGGTTATTACTAAAGGGCATCTGGATGACCACGAAAGTCCGATTCGAATTTTCATCCAGCTGGTTTCGACATCAGCCTCCGCTCATCTTGAGACGGGCAATTGTTTGGGCAGTGTCCATCGTGATTTGCATTGCTCGATTTGCAAGACGGAGCTCAGCGGGTTCGTGTACAAATGTCTGCAATGTGAAAACGATTTCACTTTGTGTGGGCATTGCGAGACGGCCGGCAAACATCCCGAACACGTCGTCATACGTTTCGTCGGAGACCAG CTGAATTGCTTGCCGGAAATGAAACAACTTTTGTGCGGTCAGCAGCAAGATCATTCGGCTGTTGAAACGactaaaatcaaattgaagacCTGCACGTTGCGAGTTCTCTAA
- the LOC124198158 gene encoding uncharacterized protein LOC124198158: MTATSTFKCCVIGADGQVDPNSYKFLTWSYYVEWNRCSLDKSLAQRVRDAYPHLADEATKIVHVDEDNNKIAIPCDTDTGLAIQETLTVLKSINNNVNLEEQRSPIKIFIQLVSPSAPATGNCLCTVNHDLRCSICKKELKNKHVYKCLQCDNDSTLCELCDNKHAVKHPEHVIIRFVGGQKPNCLPEMKQLLSVQQRKPEVD; encoded by the exons ATGACTGCCACATCGACCTTCAAGTGCTGCGTCATCGGAGCCGATGGGCAGGTCGATCCCAACAGCTACAAATTCCTCACTTGGTCTTATTACGTCGAATGGAACCGTTGCTCACTCGACAAGTCTCTCGCCCAACGGGTCCGCGACGCCTATCCTCATCTGGCCGATGAAGCCACAAAAATTGTCCATGTCG ATGAGGACAACAACAAGATTGCCATACCGTGTGATACTGATACAGGTCTGGCGATTCAGGAGACTCTAACTGTTTTAAAGTctattaataataatgtgaaTCTGGAGGAACAACGAAGCccgattaaaatttttatccaGCTAGTTTCACCATCCGCTCCTGCAACGGGTAATTGTTTGTGTACTGTCAATCACGATTTGCGTTGTTCGATATGCAAGAAGGAGCTCAAGAACAAGCACGTGTACAAATGTCTTCAATGCGACAACGATTCCACTTTGTGCGAGCTCTGCGACAACAAACATGCCGTCAAACATCCCGAACACGTCATCATACGTTTCGTCGGAGGACAG aagcCCAATTGCTTGCCGGAAATGAAACAGCTTTTGTCCGTTCAGCAGCGGAAACCGGAAGTGGATTGA
- the LOC124198355 gene encoding WSC domain-containing protein 2-like isoform X1 → MCCQQHVHLEFWMLQGQATTFAFGQTTDDQDTKAPHEISHQCPTAYPPSYLHAGSFPISILDPGKSSTAGRIGLQPSSTATPAFEISQVFGKSFGRDRRAAVRSCLLPWSVLLPHQIERAQHYRVTKMFHRRRLSVLQYVLLGIFFGSSLYLWTNRIGVTRPFNVIHLLQNENLLQETEESTSGDKLADGLLADDNSIQPMADPLSINVCPDPTVASPIAPVGIEPFPELKLDEDDGDLNRTLDWLDLWNEDGNCTKYESRVLQPGSQPQTGALVSFPGSGNSWLRMLLVGVTGVFISSIYPGEDSQFKSKANTSYQIPVNCGCTLLQKTHDFSLDAVLYSLPEAQRTKTLEEFKGKGILIIRNPFKAIRSYRNFEYSGMVGAGVAPENAFTGEKWDNFVSRSVAGWETLASVWIRGLKQGGVIYYERLHRETRSELKRLLKMLGLRYDKDRLECVLRHTADNSFKRESNNATQAEDPYTASQRLLIHKAIDSVQLVLKERGLDPLPVQYYDFYDITPEYGIPT, encoded by the exons ATGTGCTGCCAGCAGCACGTCCATCTGGAATTCTGGATGCTACAAGGACAAGCCACAACTTTTGCTTTTGGGCAAACGACCGACGACCAAGACACAAAGGCCCCACACGAAATATCCCATCAATGCCCTACGGCGTACCCGCCGTCTTACCTTCACGC CGGTTCCTTTCCCATCAGTATTTTAGACCCTGGTAAAAGTTCAACGGCCGGGAGGATTGGTCTTCAGCccagcagcacagcaactCCGGCGTTTGAGATATCGCAAGTTTTCGGGAAAAGTTTTGGTCGTGACCGGCGGGCAGCAGTGAGGAGTTGTCTTCTGCCATGGTCAGTTCTTCTGCCACATCAGATCGAACGAGCACAGCACTACCGTGTCACAAAAATGTTCCACAGACGTCGTTTGAGCGTTTTGCAGTACGTGTTGCTGGGCATTTTCTTCGGATCGTCCCTCTACCTGTGGACGAATCGAATTGGCGTGACCCGACCGTTCAACGTCATTCATCTCCTGCAAAATGAGAACTTACTTCAG GAAACGGAAGAAAGTACTAGCGGAGATAAACTTGCCGATGGATTGCTGGCGGATGACAACAGCATCCAACCGATGGCCGATCCGCTATCGATCAACGTGTGTCCCGATCCGACAGTTGCATCACCTATCGCTCCGGTTGGGATCGAGCCATTCCCGGAGTTGAAACTGGACGAAGACGACGGCGATTTGAATCGAACACTTGATTGGCTGGATTTGTGGAATGAGGATGGCAATTGCACTAAATACGAATCGCGAGTGCTTCAACCAGGTAGTCAACCTCAAACCGGTGCTCTAGTCTCTTTCCCTGGCAGTGGCAATTCGTGGCTCCGGATGCTTCTGGTTGGCGTTACAGGTGTCTTCATCAGTTCCATTTATCCTGGTGAAGATTCACAATTTAAATCGAAAG CCAACACGAGTTATCAGATTCCAGTGAACTGTGGATGCACTTTATTGCAAAAGACTCACGACTTTTCTCTGGATGCTGTGCTGTACAGTTTGCCTGAAGCGCAAAGAACAAAGACGCTGGAGGAATTCAAAGGCAAAGGCATTCTGATCATTCGCAACCCGTTCAAAGCCATCCGCTCCTATCGTAACTTTGAGTACTCCGGAATGGTGGGAGCGGGAGTCGCACCCGAAAACGCATTCACAggcgaaa AATGGGACAATTTTGTCAGTCGGTCTGTGGCTGGATGGGAGACGTTGGCGTCGGTGTGGATCCGCGGATTGAAACAGGGAGGTGTCATTTACTACGAACGTTTACACCGGGAAACTCGATCGGAATTGAAGCGTTTGCTTAAGATGCTCGGGCTGAGATACGACAAAGATCGACTCGAATGCGTGTTGCGTCACACGGCCGATAATTCGTTCAAGCGCGAATCGAATAACGCAACGCAGGCCGA GGATCCTTACACGGCCAGTCAGAGATTGCTGATTCACAAGGCTATTGACAGTGTTCAACTCGTGTTGAAAGAACGCGGTCTGGACCCACTTCCTGTTCAGTATTACGACTTTTACGACATAACACCCGAATACGGAATTCCAACTTAA
- the LOC124198355 gene encoding WSC domain-containing protein 2-like isoform X2, translating into MFHRRRLSVLQYVLLGIFFGSSLYLWTNRIGVTRPFNVIHLLQNENLLQETEESTSGDKLADGLLADDNSIQPMADPLSINVCPDPTVASPIAPVGIEPFPELKLDEDDGDLNRTLDWLDLWNEDGNCTKYESRVLQPGSQPQTGALVSFPGSGNSWLRMLLVGVTGVFISSIYPGEDSQFKSKANTSYQIPVNCGCTLLQKTHDFSLDAVLYSLPEAQRTKTLEEFKGKGILIIRNPFKAIRSYRNFEYSGMVGAGVAPENAFTGEKWDNFVSRSVAGWETLASVWIRGLKQGGVIYYERLHRETRSELKRLLKMLGLRYDKDRLECVLRHTADNSFKRESNNATQAEDPYTASQRLLIHKAIDSVQLVLKERGLDPLPVQYYDFYDITPEYGIPT; encoded by the exons ATGTTCCACAGACGTCGTTTGAGCGTTTTGCAGTACGTGTTGCTGGGCATTTTCTTCGGATCGTCCCTCTACCTGTGGACGAATCGAATTGGCGTGACCCGACCGTTCAACGTCATTCATCTCCTGCAAAATGAGAACTTACTTCAG GAAACGGAAGAAAGTACTAGCGGAGATAAACTTGCCGATGGATTGCTGGCGGATGACAACAGCATCCAACCGATGGCCGATCCGCTATCGATCAACGTGTGTCCCGATCCGACAGTTGCATCACCTATCGCTCCGGTTGGGATCGAGCCATTCCCGGAGTTGAAACTGGACGAAGACGACGGCGATTTGAATCGAACACTTGATTGGCTGGATTTGTGGAATGAGGATGGCAATTGCACTAAATACGAATCGCGAGTGCTTCAACCAGGTAGTCAACCTCAAACCGGTGCTCTAGTCTCTTTCCCTGGCAGTGGCAATTCGTGGCTCCGGATGCTTCTGGTTGGCGTTACAGGTGTCTTCATCAGTTCCATTTATCCTGGTGAAGATTCACAATTTAAATCGAAAG CCAACACGAGTTATCAGATTCCAGTGAACTGTGGATGCACTTTATTGCAAAAGACTCACGACTTTTCTCTGGATGCTGTGCTGTACAGTTTGCCTGAAGCGCAAAGAACAAAGACGCTGGAGGAATTCAAAGGCAAAGGCATTCTGATCATTCGCAACCCGTTCAAAGCCATCCGCTCCTATCGTAACTTTGAGTACTCCGGAATGGTGGGAGCGGGAGTCGCACCCGAAAACGCATTCACAggcgaaa AATGGGACAATTTTGTCAGTCGGTCTGTGGCTGGATGGGAGACGTTGGCGTCGGTGTGGATCCGCGGATTGAAACAGGGAGGTGTCATTTACTACGAACGTTTACACCGGGAAACTCGATCGGAATTGAAGCGTTTGCTTAAGATGCTCGGGCTGAGATACGACAAAGATCGACTCGAATGCGTGTTGCGTCACACGGCCGATAATTCGTTCAAGCGCGAATCGAATAACGCAACGCAGGCCGA GGATCCTTACACGGCCAGTCAGAGATTGCTGATTCACAAGGCTATTGACAGTGTTCAACTCGTGTTGAAAGAACGCGGTCTGGACCCACTTCCTGTTCAGTATTACGACTTTTACGACATAACACCCGAATACGGAATTCCAACTTAA
- the LOC124198360 gene encoding uncharacterized protein LOC124198360: protein MSKIIIGMNQSKNFAFVVFLTIPILLFWTSCYAEHDDTVSTRFAQFLNHSELSLSPPLRQLWKKTIPDELKDAKHGIVMGVSSEKCDNGKVNLTIDWDGSPVNHTCFTSKYPLPVKEDIEPYITCDKLPPGNYSPTHYCMDTVVQYNSSIPTYEGHRPLWPIFGEYQFVPPQRWLHNVEHGAIIMLYHPCAESSEILKLKKLVKSCLWKYVITPWNMLSREMPFALVAWGCRLQMAKVDSGIARYFIRSKAFRGPESHYLKQGQFSVGLIEASNPPSDTNLDQVLC from the exons ATGAGTAAAATCATCATAGGAATGaaccaatcaaaaaattttgcgtttgttgtatttttaactattccaattcttcttttctggacGTCGTGTTATGCAGAACATGATGACACTGTCTCGACAAGATTTGCCCA atttttaaatcattcagAACTATCACTATCACCACCACTACGTCAACTTTGGAAGAAAACCATTCCAGATGAACTCAAAGATGCCAAACATGGGATTGTAATGGGTGTGTCTTCAGAAAAATGTGATAATGGAAAG GTTAACTTAACAATTGATTGGGATGGTTCACCTGTGAATCACACATGTTTTACTTCCAAATACCCACTACCAGTTAAAGAGGATATTGAGCCATATATAACCTGTGATAAGCTTCCCCCTGGAAATTATTCA cCTACCCATTATTGCATGGACACTGTGGTTCAATATAATTCATCTATTCCAACTTA cGAAGGCCACCGTCCCCTCTGGCCTATTTTCGGTGAATACCAGTTTGTTCCACCTCAGCGCTGGCTTCATAATGTCGAG CATGGAGCAATCATCATGTTATATCACCCATGCGCTGAGTCTTCCGAAAttctaaaattgaagaaactgGTAAAATCTTGCCTTTGGAAATATGTCATTACTCCCTGGAACATGCTGAGTAGAGAAATG cctTTTGCATTAGTGGCTTGGGGATGTCGACTACAAATGGCTAAAGTAGATTCCGGAATTGCTCGTTACTTTATCCGTTCCAAAGCGTTTCGTGGACCGGAGTCTCATTATCTGAAACAAGGACAATTTTCTGTGGGACTCATTGAGGCTTCCAATCCACCAAGTGATACCAATTTGGACCAAGTGCTCTGTTGA
- the LOC124198357 gene encoding histone-lysine N-methyltransferase SUV39H2-like, with amino-acid sequence MSDIHDDPSKLGDMETERPESVALSVSVISDDSKQDEQLKKKRKSKKKPDAYKSRKRSRSTKPAAKSEEYEVEMIIDHKTDEEGHEFYLVHWKGWSDDDDSWVPVEDCECPALIAEFYQRNPDKNPNAVENKEKNTAESAQLQSYIEGILKPANEDIDLAIQLVCSATDRHKLNGFKIHFSNEEINKYAFMVYRKKQKLLQMEKNLMMQLLTRDFRQRRVDQLVRLKEWEDEINEATQGKPPVKIENNVDLDEPPVGFTYVTQCKAGDGVVIPDDPVIGCECLDCIDGRKTCCGPMSGTQSAYTKAGRLKVPVGTPIYECNSRCKCGPECPNRVVQRGSKLKLCIFRTSNGCGWGVKTLETIRKNSFVIEYVGEIITNEEAEKRGVQYDSEGRTYLFDLDFNDIDCVYSVDAAHQGNVAHFINHSCDPNLAVFAMWANCMDPNMPRLALFAQRDIHVGEELTFDYASSKTENPQEKTAANSVAKEVTVKNECRCGAANCRKIMFSLPENQVIAPFLKVD; translated from the exons ATGAGTGATATCCACGACGACCCATCTAAACTTGGTGACATGGAGACGGAAAGACCCGAATCGGTAGCTTTATCAGTATCCGTGATTTCTGATGACAGCAAGCAAGACGaacagttaaaaaagaaaaggaagagcaAGAAAAAGCCTGATGCCTATAAATCTAGGAAAAGATCACGGTCTACGAAACCTGCTGCCAAGTCAGAGGAGTATGAAGTAGAAATGATCATTGACCACAAAACTGATGAAGAG gGTCATGAGTTTTACCTGGTTCACTGGAAAGGGTggtctgatgatgatgattcttGGGTTCCTGTGGAAGATTGTGAATGCCCTGCACTAATTGCTGAATTTTATCAGCGTAATCCTGATAAGAACCC GAATGCTgttgaaaataaagagaaaaatactGCTGAATCTGCTCAACTTCAAAGTTACATTGAAGGAATTCTGAAACCAGCAAATGAAGATATTGATCTAGCCATCCAGCTTGTGTGTAGTGCAACAGATAGACATAAACTAAATGGGTTTAAAA tccatttttcaaatgaagaaatcaacaaatatGCATTCATGGTGtacagaaagaaacagaaactgTTACAGATGGAGAAGAACTTGATGATGCAGCTGCTTACCAGAGATTTCCGCCAACGACGAGTTGATCAACTCGTACGCTTGAAAGAATGGGAAGACGAAATCAACGAAGCCACACAGGGAAAACCCCCAGTCAAGATAGAAAACAACGTCGATTTGGATGAACCTCCTGTCGGCTTCACTTATGTTACTCAATGCAAG GCTGGTGATGGCGTAGTCATTCCTGACGATCCTGTTATTGGATGTGAATGTCTCGATTGTATCGATGGAAGAAAGACTTGCTGTGGTCCAATGTCTGGAACACAATCGGCGTACACCAAAGCAGGTCGTCTTAAGGTCCCTGTAGGCACGCCCATTTATGAATGTAATAGTCGGTGCAAGTGTGGACCAGAGTGTCCAAATAGAGTAGTTCAACGGGGATCAAAG TTGAAACTCTGCATTTTTCGCACTAGCAACGGCTGTGGATGGGGTGTTAAAACACTCGAAACAATCCGCAAAAATAGTTTCGTTATTGAGTATGTCGGCGAAATTATTACTAACGAAGAAGCTGAGAAGCGTGGAGTTCAGTATG attctgaAGGAAGAACATATCTTTTTGACTTGGATTTCAATGATATTGATTGCGTATACTCAGTCGATGCTGCTCATCAGGGCAATGTTGCACATTTTATCAATCATTCG TGTGATCCAAATTTAGCCGTTTTCGCTATGTGGGCAAATTGCATGGACCCCAATATGCCCCGACTTGCACTCTTTGCCCAAAGAGACATTCATGTCGGAGAAGAACTTACGTTTGACTATGCATCGTCCAAGACGG AAAACCCTCAGGAAAAAACTGCTGCAAACTCAGTTGCCAAAGAAGTCAcagtaaaaaatgaatgtcgCTGCGGGGCAGCCAATTGCCGAAAGATTATGTTTTCACTGCCCGAAAACCAAGTAATTGCCCCATTTCTTAAGGTAGATTGA